The proteins below come from a single Chryseobacterium bernardetii genomic window:
- a CDS encoding glycosyltransferase family 2 protein, which produces MQLTINCIESIYNYTKNVDFEIIVVDNASSDNSVSQILERFPNVKVIQATENLGFGRANNLGVSAAKGEYLFLLNSDTIFVENSLLKILDFFSKNEKKLNIGVLGCLMIDESNEVNGFGGTFPTIKSFNQEIIKGFPIIGRFIEIKETHYNLNQEYFEIEYVLGADMFMRKSLFNAVAGFDPNYFMYYEESDLQLTVSRAQYKNYIFTGTRIIHLEGGSFTKKKKVSNVKRIIVHTSRIYYAKKNFSKEYYKFKILDISKLLLNIFNFKYKITENIKYITGIIKKY; this is translated from the coding sequence ATGCAACTCACCATAAATTGTATTGAAAGTATTTATAACTATACAAAAAATGTAGATTTTGAGATCATTGTTGTTGATAATGCATCCTCAGATAACTCTGTATCTCAAATATTAGAACGATTTCCTAATGTGAAAGTTATACAAGCCACCGAAAATTTAGGCTTTGGAAGAGCAAATAATTTAGGAGTTTCTGCTGCAAAAGGGGAATATCTTTTTTTGCTTAATTCAGATACTATTTTTGTTGAGAACTCGCTTTTAAAAATATTGGATTTTTTTAGCAAGAACGAAAAAAAATTAAATATTGGCGTTCTAGGATGTCTAATGATTGACGAAAGTAATGAAGTGAATGGTTTTGGAGGAACTTTTCCTACTATAAAATCATTCAATCAAGAAATTATAAAAGGTTTCCCCATTATAGGCAGATTTATAGAAATCAAAGAAACTCATTATAATCTTAACCAAGAATATTTTGAAATAGAATATGTTTTAGGGGCTGATATGTTTATGAGGAAATCATTATTTAATGCTGTCGCTGGTTTTGACCCCAATTACTTTATGTATTATGAAGAAAGTGATTTACAGCTTACAGTTTCAAGAGCTCAATATAAAAATTATATTTTTACAGGAACTAGAATAATTCATTTGGAAGGAGGATCCTTTACCAAGAAAAAGAAGGTTTCAAACGTCAAAAGAATAATTGTTCATACAAGCAGAATTTATTATGCTAAGAAAAATTTTTCCAAAGAATATTATAAATTTAAAATTCTGGATATTAGTAAGTTACTGTTAAATATTTTTAATTTTAAGTATAAAATAACAGAAAATATAAAATATATCACAGGTATAATTAAAAAATATTAA
- a CDS encoding CatB-related O-acetyltransferase translates to MKNYKMIVWFKILNSLRIEFIQFLSRKKQAVIWRINNRHNYTSLSIRVKNPDIITVGDKSYGEIITESYGNSNESLQIGNYVSIASNVTFILGGNHQVNTFTSYPLKSKFLKNSPEDDAQSKGAIIVEDEVWIGSNVVILSGINIGKGAIIAAGSVVTKNVAPFSIVGGNPAQVIKFRLAGDLIEKRMNVNLKKISKKNIIENIDLFYSTLTEFNLQKISNLEEE, encoded by the coding sequence ATGAAAAACTATAAAATGATAGTATGGTTTAAAATATTAAATAGCTTGAGAATTGAGTTTATTCAATTTTTATCAAGAAAAAAGCAGGCTGTTATTTGGAGAATCAATAACAGGCACAATTATACAAGCCTCTCAATTCGTGTTAAGAATCCTGACATAATAACTGTAGGAGATAAATCATATGGAGAAATTATAACAGAATCTTATGGAAATTCTAATGAAAGTTTGCAGATAGGAAACTATGTAAGTATTGCAAGTAATGTTACATTTATTTTAGGGGGGAATCATCAAGTGAATACTTTTACGTCTTATCCTTTAAAATCAAAGTTTTTGAAAAACTCACCAGAAGATGATGCTCAGTCAAAAGGAGCAATTATTGTTGAGGATGAAGTTTGGATAGGTAGTAATGTTGTAATACTTTCGGGAATCAATATTGGAAAAGGAGCAATAATTGCTGCAGGAAGTGTTGTTACAAAGAATGTAGCTCCATTTAGCATAGTAGGTGGAAATCCTGCCCAAGTTATTAAATTTCGATTAGCAGGAGATTTAATTGAAAAAAGAATGAATGTTAATTTGAAAAAAATATCTAAAAAAAATATTATAGAAAATATAGACTTATTTTATTCAACATTAACGGAATTTAACTTGCAAAAAATATCAAATCTAGAAGAAGAATGA
- a CDS encoding glycosyltransferase: MKILQISTGYDISFNGGITNYVRNISTTLSSFGNEVYVLYSQDNGETKEYTYNLINYKPILRPFHLSSVIRNSDIERIEKIVSELNPDIIHVHMMIDLPIAILEMFMKYAKVVISLHDYSYVCNRIILLDREGKLCESSNSNLKCNTCISWEETIDNRYLGGFVRKLGRTLKIDKIKDSSGHTEKFEVGKKLFSKANAIIAVSNRVREIYQRNEYDNKNFFVNHIGNYTAEDDFRNSFGKRELKSDSEKLRFGFIGNLNYHKGADLFFEIAKNSKHTFHIYGGIAAGLEETIQSLPNITYHGKYKHDELKDILKNVDVGLVLPIWEDNAPQVVFEFLNSGIPIIGTRMGGLPDFINEENGVLFDNTKVGLESIKSYIDSNEFYIFYNRVINNIKGTKKSSEHMDDLISIYEKL, encoded by the coding sequence ATGAAAATATTACAGATAAGCACAGGTTATGATATTTCTTTTAATGGAGGAATTACAAACTATGTAAGAAATATTTCTACAACTCTGTCTTCATTTGGGAATGAGGTATATGTTCTTTATTCGCAGGATAATGGTGAAACAAAAGAATATACATATAACTTGATAAATTATAAGCCTATATTAAGGCCATTTCATCTAAGTAGTGTTATTAGAAATTCGGATATAGAAAGAATAGAAAAAATAGTATCTGAATTGAATCCTGATATCATACATGTTCATATGATGATTGATTTACCAATTGCTATTTTAGAAATGTTTATGAAATATGCTAAAGTTGTTATTTCCTTGCATGATTATTCATATGTATGCAATAGGATAATACTACTTGACCGAGAAGGTAAATTATGTGAGTCTTCAAACAGTAATTTGAAATGCAACACTTGTATATCTTGGGAAGAAACAATCGATAATAGATATCTTGGAGGATTTGTTAGAAAACTTGGAAGAACTTTGAAAATTGATAAAATTAAAGATTCTTCTGGTCATACAGAGAAATTCGAAGTTGGTAAAAAGTTATTCTCAAAAGCCAATGCGATAATTGCTGTTTCAAATAGAGTTAGAGAAATCTATCAACGAAATGAATATGATAATAAAAATTTCTTCGTAAATCATATTGGAAACTATACTGCTGAAGATGATTTTAGAAATAGTTTTGGTAAAAGAGAATTAAAAAGTGATAGTGAAAAGCTAAGATTTGGTTTTATTGGAAATTTAAATTACCACAAAGGAGCTGATCTTTTTTTTGAAATTGCTAAAAATAGCAAACATACGTTTCATATTTATGGAGGAATTGCAGCAGGTCTGGAAGAAACCATTCAGTCTTTGCCTAATATCACTTATCATGGGAAATACAAACATGATGAACTTAAGGATATTCTTAAAAATGTTGATGTTGGATTGGTATTACCTATTTGGGAAGATAATGCGCCTCAAGTTGTTTTTGAGTTTTTAAATTCCGGAATTCCAATTATTGGTACTAGGATGGGTGGTTTACCGGACTTTATTAATGAAGAGAACGGAGTTTTATTTGATAACACCAAGGTGGGCTTAGAAAGCATAAAATCATATATAGATTCAAATGAGTTTTATATTTTTTATAATAGAGTTATCAATAATATAAAAGGAACAAAAAAATCTTCAGAACATATGGATGACCTTATCTCAATATATGAAAAACTATAA
- a CDS encoding flippase, giving the protein MSSSKLIKNTLFLSLVQAVNFVFPLITIPYISRIIGPEGYGIFNYSTAFIGYFTLLIAYGFDLTGTRKIAKADGNKNVINTVISEVLSARILLFLFSIILFVIALYFFRPIQKDVLTVSILFIGCLGTVISPQYIFQGLQELSIFAKLNFVRGVINVALVFTLIKKSDDYIFLAVLNTFFIISINIFLFLYAIWKFKLSVKLISFLQSLEIIFNERMIFFSTVVISLYTSTNTIVLGFFADNKEIGYYTTSQNFLNIVNSIIAMPLSTALFPFVGKSFAISKENGINTIKKIMPIVFYLTLGASVCVLIFAPIVIKLFYGHKFDQSIPALQIISFLPFIIGMSNIFGIQLMLNMGMDKLFFKTTFIASIFGIILNIFMSKMWGYIGTAWNCLIIECFVTLLMYFALRRKGVNPFDIVNFRFLSIKEMILMSFRKNK; this is encoded by the coding sequence GTGAGTTCTTCTAAACTAATAAAAAATACGCTTTTCCTTAGCCTTGTTCAGGCGGTTAATTTTGTTTTTCCGCTGATAACGATCCCATATATTTCTCGTATAATAGGTCCTGAGGGATATGGTATATTTAATTATTCAACAGCTTTTATTGGATATTTTACTCTTTTAATTGCTTATGGATTTGATTTGACAGGAACTCGGAAAATAGCTAAAGCGGATGGCAATAAAAATGTTATTAATACTGTAATTTCTGAAGTACTAAGTGCAAGAATATTACTTTTTCTATTTTCAATAATCTTATTTGTAATTGCTTTATATTTTTTTAGGCCAATTCAAAAGGATGTATTGACAGTATCTATCTTATTTATTGGATGTTTGGGCACAGTAATTTCACCTCAATATATTTTTCAAGGATTGCAGGAATTATCAATTTTTGCTAAACTTAATTTTGTAAGAGGTGTTATCAATGTTGCCTTGGTTTTTACTTTAATAAAAAAAAGTGATGATTACATTTTTTTAGCGGTACTAAATACATTTTTTATTATTTCAATTAATATTTTTTTATTCCTTTATGCCATTTGGAAATTTAAATTGTCCGTAAAGCTAATTTCATTCCTTCAATCTTTGGAAATTATTTTTAATGAAAGGATGATTTTTTTTTCCACAGTAGTTATTAGCTTATATACTTCTACCAATACCATTGTTTTAGGTTTTTTTGCAGATAATAAAGAAATAGGGTATTATACAACCAGTCAAAATTTTCTTAATATCGTTAATTCAATTATTGCAATGCCATTATCTACTGCACTTTTTCCATTTGTAGGAAAATCATTTGCAATATCTAAAGAGAATGGCATCAATACCATAAAGAAGATTATGCCGATAGTTTTTTATTTAACTTTAGGAGCGTCCGTTTGTGTATTAATTTTTGCACCTATTGTTATAAAATTGTTTTATGGTCATAAGTTTGATCAATCTATACCTGCTTTGCAAATTATTTCTTTTTTACCTTTTATAATTGGAATGTCTAATATCTTTGGCATACAATTAATGCTTAATATGGGAATGGATAAATTGTTTTTTAAAACAACTTTTATAGCAAGTATATTTGGAATTATTCTTAATATTTTTATGAGTAAAATGTGGGGATATATTGGGACAGCATGGAATTGTTTAATTATAGAATGTTTTGTCACCTTATTAATGTATTTTGCTTTAAGGAGAAAAGGTGTTAATCCATTTGACATTGTAAATTTTAGATTTCTAAGTATAAAAGAAATGATATTAATGTCATTTCGAAAAAATAAATAA